One Candidatus Methylomirabilota bacterium DNA window includes the following coding sequences:
- a CDS encoding ABC transporter permease — protein sequence MATTGEAPPLGTSLGRDALRRLRRNRLAMGGAVVVALLCLIAIFADVLAPYPYTKTNFGRLNEAPSRDYPLGTDQLGRDLLSRMIYGARISMLVGLGAQVVVVLIGLPIGALSGFLGGRVDLFLTRFIDVMYAFPNLLFVILVMSMLGAGLTNIFIAIGLTGWVGIARQTRAQVLGLKAQEFVEGARALGARSGRLLGRHILPNALTPIVVSVTFGIPEAIFTEAALSFIGVGINPPTPSWGQMVGESQQYLRSYWHLCVFPSIAIAVTMLSFTFLGDGVRDALDPKLK from the coding sequence ATGGCGACCACGGGCGAGGCCCCGCCGCTGGGCACGAGTCTCGGGCGGGACGCGCTCCGCCGCCTGCGGCGCAACCGCCTGGCCATGGGCGGGGCCGTCGTGGTCGCCCTCCTCTGCCTCATCGCGATCTTCGCCGACGTGCTGGCGCCCTACCCTTACACCAAGACCAACTTCGGCCGGCTGAACGAGGCGCCCTCGCGCGACTACCCGCTAGGGACGGACCAGCTCGGCCGCGACCTGCTCTCGCGCATGATCTACGGCGCGCGCATCTCGATGCTCGTGGGGCTCGGGGCCCAGGTGGTCGTCGTGCTCATCGGCCTGCCCATCGGCGCGCTCTCGGGCTTTCTCGGCGGCCGAGTCGATCTCTTCCTGACGCGCTTCATCGACGTCATGTACGCCTTCCCGAACCTGCTCTTCGTCATCCTCGTCATGTCCATGCTCGGCGCCGGGCTCACCAACATCTTCATCGCCATCGGGCTCACCGGCTGGGTGGGCATCGCCCGGCAGACGCGCGCCCAGGTGCTCGGCCTCAAGGCCCAGGAGTTCGTGGAGGGGGCCCGCGCGCTGGGGGCCCGCTCCGGGCGCCTGCTGGGCCGCCACATCCTGCCCAACGCGCTCACGCCCATCGTCGTGTCGGTGACGTTCGGGATCCCCGAGGCGATCTTCACCGAGGCGGCGCTGTCGTTCATCGGCGTCGGCATCAACCCGCCCACGCCCTCCTGGGGCCAGATGGTGGGCGAGTCGCAACAGTACCTGCGCTCGTACTGGCACCTCTGCGTCTTTCCGTCCATCGCCATCGCCGTCACCATGCTGTCGTTCACGTTCCTCGGCGACGGCGTTCGCGACGCGCTGGATCCGAAGCTCAAGTAG